The Pseudophryne corroboree isolate aPseCor3 chromosome 12, aPseCor3.hap2, whole genome shotgun sequence genomic sequence tTTGGCCACGCCCAATCTTTGTACCAGGGCCTGCCAGAACTGTTGGCGCCCCTGGCTATGACATATCTTCTACCACTTATATACTCTATGCTttcgttttatttatatatatataggaatatttttattattatatgtgCACCCATCcactttatttattttcatttatttatacaGTATCAGCATACTAAGTTGCCCTTTAAACTTTGAAGATAAAGTTGATATTAGTCCAAATTATGGCTCACACATCACAGAAAAATTCATTTTACAGTTACAACACATTCATTTTTAGGGAAGAGGTGTAACAATTGGTATTGATTAGTGAGATAAATGCTGAACGTTTCAGTAAATAATGCTCCTTATGTAAATAAAAACTCAACAATTGCAACATGTTAACAAATCCAACATAGgagtgtattcaattgtagtcagaactgccgccttgtcggaaagacatcagtttctgacttttttaggtcggaatctgttccgacctattcaatttggctgccatttttcctacaagtcggcaattccgacttgtcggaaaacacgagtatcggcggaatagccgcagatccacatgttttgtcagaATCGCgggcaaatccgacaggttttagcctcgtttccgacaatgtcaatccgactttaaaaaagttggattggcattgtcgggatttGGACGCTAACTGAATACTCAAATGTTGGATCCTTTGcgtcggaaaggatcagacatcaattgaatacaccccataatgaTAAATCATACATgggaatatatttttctttttacatGTATGTTCCCAATGAATTGTTTAAAAAAACATGTATTCTATTGAACTAGTTAGCTACAAGACAAATAATGATGTTTCAGTGACAAGATAAGGAAGTACAAATTATATTCAGATGTAGTttgaaaatgaatataaaaatgaGTTAGATCTCTCTTTCAGAATAAATGTATTTTCTGCAAAATGTTACTGGTAATAGCCAATTAAGTACTGTAAGTAAATatgcctttaaaaaaaaatgtacattatAAATGTTAACTTTTCCCACAATGGAGTGAAAACATTTAATTAATTATCTGCTTAAATGCTGTTAGGAGATTTTAAATCTGTGTATTCACTCTGCCATTTAAAACATTTCATACAAATAAAGACAAAAATATGAACGAGGATGGAAATGTAATGTATTATAAATTCTTACCTTCTCCATATCTTGGAAAGgctaaaataaaaattaaacagaACAACAAAAATTAGTCAAGATTATAGTGAAAGATCAAACAGTAAAtactgaaaatacaaaaaaaatggcaAAGAAAAATCAGTTAAAACAGTAAAACCattggactatttttttaattacATCAAAATCAGTCTGATTTAATGACACTTTAACTGAAATATTTAATATGATTTCAATAAAGAGCTAATGATCCCAGTGCAAGAGAGTAATAAAATTGTATCAAGCTGGATTAAAATCTGAAGTCTGTTCTTAATGTGTTCATTAATATTCCTGACTCATAGCATAAGTCATGTTAAACACAATTAAGTGTAGAGAGcatgtattttatatttttgcTGCTACCCCAACATATAAAATGTGTAATTGGTATGTTTGTCATTTTAATTGTATTTGTTGTCCCGGAAACCTGGATGCTTGGGTGggattgcaatttttttttttctttttgtacaaTTGATTTTTTTTCATAGATACAGATTTATGGACAACTTGAAATTCATGACACACTTGCGCTCCTCGCAAAGTTTTCAGATGATGTGACAGTATCCAACCACTGTGATAGAATCCATTTTAGTAATGTTGTCTATATCCAGATAATGCTAATTCAACCAGATGGATTTACTAAATGTCAGAGGTAATTCTAAAAGCGTTTTCAGTAGGAGTTGTTCTATAAAAATGACTTTGGAACAAAACTGCCTGCCTAGTTAAAAGATACATTAtaagatattttctaaaaatcatcATCAATTACATGTATGCTAATGAGGTAAAACGCTCATTTGTATTGAACTGAAATACATGTACATGTTTattttaaaatttcaaaaatgatgGCAAAAATTATACTCCATAACGAAAGTGGTGCTCACAGCTTAAAGTGTTATTCATTTTATTTCaaaaatggggggaaaaaattTACATAATATTTTTACTACATTCTGCCTTTCCATCCAGTACtgaacagtacggatggtgtaatggttagcattactgcctcacaacactgaggtcgtgggttcgattcccaccttggGCGtaaccgtgtggagtttgtatattctccccttacttgcgtgggtttcctccgggtactctgatttcctcccacaatccaaaaatatactgacagGTTaagtggctcccaacaaaattaaccctagcgtgaatgtgtgttgcgtgtacatgtggtcgggaatatagattgtaagctccactggggcagggactgatgtgaatggccaattctctgtaaagcgctgcggaatatgtgtgcgctatataaataactggtaataaatagtaaataaataaataacaccccAAAAAATTGTAACTTGAAGGACAAAGGAGTCTTAACAGCAATCCAATTTTAACATAAATCATTGTAACAGACTATATGAAGCAGCTTAGGCATTACCTTTTTTTCCTTGATTTGTTTGTTCAGACTGCTATTAACAATTTATAATTCTTTCATATTTTCCACAGTGTTGTGTGACCACCATAGCAACCACAGTCACACAGCACTtgatgtagtgagcagagaggctttcAAATTCCCCTCAGTGCTCTGATTTCATCTGACATACTCCACCTACTGTAATTGGACCTGCTCTGCAATGACATGACATGCTGAGAGTCGAAGAACCTGTGTCTGAATATCAGACTGAATGTATCTGTGTCTGGCAGCCATGTCTTTCTCTCCACAGACATTTTGAAAAGACATTAAAGTTTTGTAGGAGAGCAACAAAGAAAAATTATCTGATGCatgtttaaaaagttttttttaacttGGTACTTAAAGAACCTGGGACAAGTTGGCGTGCTATTTTAACATTTGAACTCTTAATGTTCTAATAGTTGTTTTTGTAGTTCAACATACTCTCAGCAAAACCAGATTATATAACTTAGCTCCTATTCGCATCTGTAATTTGTTCTGAAAAATCTATAATCCCAAAATATAAATTAATGCTATGCTAAGTGTGCCTCGCTTATTTTATCGTTCTGCAATTTTGACGTTATCTATGAGAAAGCCATAGCTTTTAATTATGTTTTTAAACATTCCTTTGGTTGTAGCATTTATAATACTAATAATTCTTACTTCTGGCTCCTCATGTCTGTGTCTTTGTAGTCGTTCTACATCATCAATCTCATAAACCTTGATTTCAAACGGTTCTTTTAAAGTGCCCGGTAAAGGAGGGAGGTCGACCCATTGACCAGTAACATTATTTTTCCTGCCAACTGTTGAAACTTCAGGGAGTGGGGCAGGTAAAATCCTTCGCCGCTGTAgtcctttaaaaaaaattatatatataagcaaGACAATAATTCATTAATAGGAAGTTAATAATTATATCATTATGGTACCGGGGCATTCAATGACATTATTGTTTGAATACAAAATCCAAACACACTTTGCTGCTGGGTAATTTTATCTATGTACTGTACATCAGACATGAGCCCTCATTCAGATCCCTAAGGATCTGTACCCAATGCTGTAAAGTaccaatgttcggtactttgcgcatgtcgGAATcatactgtcagtgattgacagtctgattccATTCGGGGGTGGGGAGTGCCTcagtttgtaataataataatggaggcGTGACGCTGCCGTTTTGGCATTGGGAAGAGGCTAGGATCTCCGTTGTTGAACGGAGATTTCTTGGTCTCTTACAAGGATCTGCCATGAGCGGCTTGTGTGACCCCATGTGTACCGCAAGCCACCTGATAGTGTCGCAGGGATCCGGTGCTGCGCTGTAGTATGCAGTTcgaatcactactgcagcaggagacgtctactTGTAATaaatacctcctgctgcatttacatacacagctatcactgctgcttccaagtcagcagcagcagcttccaagtcagcagcagtgatagcaactccgggcctaattcagacctgactgtagcagcaAATTAGTTCgcagatggtcaaaaccatgtgcagtgcagagggggggggggggggggggggcagctacaacatgtgcagagagagttcgatttgggtgggttatgttgtttccgtgcagggtaaatactggctgctttatttttacactgcaaaatagatttcagtttgaacacaccccacccaaacctaactcttccTGCATATGTTATATttccccccccacacccacacccctgcagtgcacatggttttgcctatctgctaacaaatttgctgctacaatcatgtctgaattaggccctccgtccacatctgaattagtTCCCATGGGACAATCTAAGGAGACATATAATATACAGCAAACATAAGATAATAACTACTGAGTATTTTAAACATTCCCAATCACACACAAAATATCTGATTGCATATGAGTATGATTATGACATCATTTTACAAGGATGTGTGTGTGTTGCTCAGGACACGTTTGTCTAAGATTCACCAACATGATTACACAGCACAAAAAGAATGTACTAAAATGATTCACATTACCTCTTTTCTTTGGCGATTTTAAACTCCTCATACGGCCAGATGACGACATTCCACTTTCGCTCATTGAGTCATGAGTTGAAGACGCACTTCCTGTGGCTTCACTGTCCCGGAGCATGCTTTCATAGCCACTGCTCCCACCACTATGATAGAAGAGGGCTGTCCTACCCATTGCTGGGGGAAGCTCTCCACTTAGAACACTGCTATTATCACTTCCATGCCCACTGCTGTATCTCTGTGGCCGTCTAGGAGCTGTTATCTTACTATATGGTGATGGTAAAACAGGAGCTTGTGATTTCTCATCACTGAGGTTAATGCCGCTGTCATTTCCACTATCAGAGTCCGTTGATCCTCGAAAGTGGCCTATTTTGCCAGAGCTACCAGAGGCCAACTCATTGACTCGGTTGTTGGCGGCCCTTAATGCTTGCTTAGTCCCCATAATCGTTCCTCTGGCTGGCTTGTTGTTAATACACTGTACTGATCGTGAACCTGCTTTGCCACTAGGAGGGATGGCAGAGTTTTTGCCATTAGTCTGATTCAGAGACTTTACTGAAGAGCTGAGAGATTTTGAGCCATTAGTTGAAAGGTTGCGGTTCTTGCTTAAATTTGTTGTAGCTTTCTGAGAAAGAGAACTTTTAGCCTGGTTGCTTTTGGTGGAAGGGCAGAAAGATGGTGAGGTAGCTGTATTAGATGCTGGTGGGACGCCAAGCCTAGGAACTGTTCTGCCCGCTTTGTTAATATTACTGACACCACTATTATCTCGATTCCCATTTGTTTTCGAGCCCATTGATATTAGACTATCACACCTCTCCAGAGACATATGACTTCCATAGCGTTGAACACACTCAGATTTGTTGGATTTACTCTTTAAGCTGGATACTGCTTTGGGTAATGAATGGTCGGTTTTGGTAACTTTGTTGCTGACTTGTGTTTCAGAATCTTCTTCAGAATTCATATTGGACCATCCAAAATCTGAACCTTCTAATCTATCAAGACTACTTGAATGAAGAGGATTATTTTTACTGTCTAGGCTGGACTTTCGAACAGGGGGAGCAGGAGGGCCTGACCCACCAGGTCTTGGTAACATACTACCTTTATGTGGAACATTCTTCTTTGTCCCTGATGACTTTAAACTGCCATCAGGAAAAACTGCATCtgttgtgcctttgctcccatgctCCATTTGAGAACTGTAATTTGTTACTACACCTAGTGTTGTGGCACCTCTCCTGAGCTGTGGCACTTTTGTAAGAGGCTCAATTTTTTTGGAGGAAGGTTTAGCTTCAACTTCACAGCCATCCACCACTCGCTGTGAACATCCCAACACTGCATGGGATTTTACAGTCTTAGGCATACTGGTTTGTGCAAGTTTTGAATTTTGTTTAAACTGATTGTCTGTACCCAAAGAGGAAGATTTACCAGAAAATGGCTGATTTTCATTTCTTCCTTCTAAAGAATTATCCATTCGCACTGTCCATGGGTCTTCGAACATGCCTTCTTTGCAATTTAATGCATTAGTGTGTGTGACGCATGAGGTAGACTTATTTTTCCGAGGAAGACTAGAATGGATCGTCTCTACTGACAATGTACCCCGGTTGCTACAAGCTCTAGTCTTGCTAGTCACTTGATAAGCAGTTGGCATAGCTTTGGTTAGCTCAGAGGTCTTAAGGCTAGTACACAACAGACTGGAACCAAAACTTTCATTGTCCATTTCAGAAAAGCAAAACCCGCTATCGTTTAGGGAATTTTTTAGATTATGGCCTATATGAACATTTGTGTTCTCCGAATCCAAGTTCAGACAATCTATAAACTCATCACCTTGATTAGATGAGAGAGGAACTAAAGTATCTAAGGTCTGTGCTCCATCACTTTTAATTGTACAAATACTCACTTCACTTAGCCATGAACTAATGGATGAGCGCCGGCTGCCAATTGTGCATTGATTCTCTGCCAAAGGAACCACAATATCAATATTGACACCGGCAGCACTTATTTGTGATGTGTAGGCATCAAATTCATCATTAATACTGCTTATAATACTGACTGGTCTAGAGCCAGAGGCAAGGGCCTGTAGAGAACAGTCACTGTTAAAGCTAATGACACTGGAAGGTCTACCATTATCAAGAATACCACCAATGGACAACTCTTCTACAACGGTGAAGACAAGTTCATCTTCTCCATTAAGTTCAACAGGCTTCTGCAATGTTACTGTAGTTGTTACAATATCACGATCAAATCCCTTTCCCTTAACCGCTGAGCAAAATCTGCGTACATCGCCTGGACCAGGCTGTTTAAGAGTGCTACCGATAACCGGGATTGTGCTGCCTAGTAAATTGTGCTTGTCCTGGCTTCTCAATTTGCTCATTCCAACAGGAGGCGTTCTGACACCACTACATGATTCGGAGCTCACTTGGGAGTTCATCTGAGGAGGTGGTGGTGCAGGACTGGGGAGAGGTCTTCTAATGAGGTTGCTCTTTTCTCTTACAGATGGATCAGTAGATGAGTTTGGTTGTTCTGAACATTTGCCAACATTTGGCACAGGACATTTTTGCCCTTCTGTGATTGTCAGCTGATCTCCATACGAGTCTAAATGTGTACTTTCGGCTTTGGCATGTTGTGGGTACTCAAATGTGAGATGAGGTGCGTTTGTTTCCCATCCTGAAAAGTTCTGTGGGAAAGCAGAAGATGTATTACTATTCTGTCCTTTCCTGGGGGATTGTGGAAGTTTGTCCTGCTGTGGCATAGAATTTACATTTTCCTGGTTGTTCATGGCTTTTGTAGAAAGTGCTGCTGAGGCATGTTCTTCAACGATGAACCTGGAAGGATTCTCACTGCCATCAATACACTCAAGTCTCTCCTGCAGCTCGGCAAATGTGTTGCATTTTAAGTGATTTTCATAACTCCGGAGAGTTGACAAATTATCCCTGCTTCTTTTCTTAAGGAGGGAAGGGATAATAGGAACAAATTCTGGAGGGCCTTCATTGTCTGTCAGATCTTGGTCAGATAAAACTGCCCCATCGGGACCCACATAGATGACAGTATCGCAGGACTGTTCGCTGCTGGAAGAATAATCTGGATCACTCTGCCTTCCCAAGGCAGGATAATCAGGGTCAAGTGCTACAGTCTTAGGATGGAATGGTCGCAAGTGCGGGGGTCTTCGGATATGACCCTCTTCACATGAGCTTTCTCCGCCAGATGAGCTGGATGCATACTGGAAAATAACAAGAACAGCATTCTTAGAATGTAGCAGCTACTATATGTTTTCTGTCTCACACCCTTTGCTGTTAGAACTAGAATGACAAATTCTGTTAGGACATAAAGATCCTATCCAAACAACAAGTGCTGGGAATGCctgtcaacatcattaattatggaacattggcccccatttatcaagccttggagagtgataaatagcacggttataaggagcagccaaccagctccaaattgtcatttttcaaacacagcctgtgacatggaagttagcagctgattggctagtactttatcaccgtgctgtttatcactctcaaaggcttgataaatgggggccattgaGAAGCTTTAAATCTATTTTCTAtggtactgttatgcacaccagtgcctgcaggaaagtactagtgtcagaactgttatgcactccagtgtctgcaggaatgtactggtgtttgaactgttatgcaaaacaaatggactcacagacaaactggggaatatgacataacgtacacagaaggtgatagggtaacaaaatacacacacagtgaacagagaagcccagaggctaaggaactgggtatctcccttgtattagaactgctcagatgtaaaaagcaagatgttgtgttttaatacgtagagaacccgaaatgctgttgctaagggcaacagcaaaaccctaaagggttaccaacgggtgtggcagtaaactccttggtcagagatggaatgatagacacaaggagagcctccacaatcctgattctcacttgcagtgcacaggtttaagcttactgccactaaactgacccctgacacctagcacagtgagacaggattagacaggcaagtgttagaatacagccgcaaacttgctaagttcacagagtaataacagaaccccagcaagctaaacgactgactccagtcttactgctaggtctggattggcagagtgtaataccaaatccccaggcctatttgcagtaagcaacaaacaaatacaaagctacacagtactggctaactttcatgaactgactaaccaacagagattcagcagcatctgcttaccctgaaaagaggccttataaagcaggtgctgtccacgccccactcagacctcacagactgtgagcacaaaaaccagcaccggatcccctgccgtgcacagagcctataaccactgcacagcaaaagacccgaaccggagtatcagctgcgctcaggttactccactagcacttgtctcccggttgccatgacgacgtggcagcacagggcaggagaccctaacagtaccccccctctgacgaggggtcaaagaacccctaccaccgggtttatcggggaactgcgagaagaaagagcgtatcagtctaggggcatgaagatcacaactgcgcacccacgaccgctcctccgggccataccccttccagtgcaccaaaaatgacagccgaccccgaaccaccttggagtcaagaatcctttcaacaacaaactccctctggccacgtatcagaagaggggaaggtcttccactggaagaaggattactaatcgcccgttttaaaagggaacaatgaaatgttttattgatacccaaagaacggggcagatctaactgaaatgccaccggattgataaccctggtgatcttataagggccgatgaaccggggccctaacttatgagatggctgtctcaacttcaaattcttggtagacaaccagacgaagtctcctaatttgaagctgcagggtcttttccgcttatcaaaaacccttttggtcactaatgacacagacacaagggctttcttcactttccgccaaatacctctaaggaccgaaaccacagaggaaccaccaggcgtggagtccagggggtcaaaagaattggccttaggatgatgcccatacacacaaaggaagggagagatccctgtagcagagtgagccgcgttgttataggcaaactccgccatggacagatgagcaacccagtcagtctgacacttggagacataacacctgaggaactgctccaaggactggttcaccctttcagtctgcccattagactgcggatggtagcctgacgacaagctgacagaaatctggagatcggaacaaaatgccctccagaatttggccacaaactgggatccgcggtcagagaccacatcaagtggcaacccgtggagacgcacaacatgcagcataaataattcagacaggcgtctggctgatggcagcccaaccagtggaacgaagtgcgccatcttcgaaaacctgtcaacgacaacccagatggctgtcatccccgaggatttgggcaagtccaccgcaaaatccattgaaatgtgggtccatggcttagatgggatagagagtggatgtaatgggccaacaggaacccctctaggagtcttatttcgggcacagatgtcacatgcccgaacccactgatccacatccttagccaccgagggccaccacaccgccctagatagcaactcccgagttctggcaatacccgggtgacctgccgacttcttggcatggaattccaggaacactcgctgtcttaacctaggaggcacaaacaaaagacctaccggaaggtctggaggagcctgctcctgtgctctaaggactaatgataagaggtcctgggtaatgcccactttaatacatgatggggaaacaatgggcaacggctcctcggtggtctcctggattggagcaaaactccgcgagagcgcatcagccttgatgttttttgacccagggcgatatgttatcaaaaaattaaagcgagcaaaaaacaaagcccatcgtgcctgcctggcattgagacgcttcgctgactctaaatatgccagattcttatggtcagtgagaattgagaacacaaacttagccccctcaagccagtgtctccactcctcgagtgcatccttaatagccaacaattcccggttacccacgtcataattcatctcggcaggcgaaaatttacgggaaaagtaagcacagggatgaaggcgattatcagacactcccatctgagaaagcactgccccaatacccatctcagaggcatccacctccaccacaaaaggacgctctggatctgggtgtcgcagcaccttggccgaaacaaatgcccttttgagacgggcaaaagccgctttagcctcacaagaccagtgagcaacatccgcccctttcttagtgagtgccaccaagggcgccactatagacgaaaatccagcgataaatcgtctataaaaattcgcaaagcccaggaaacgctgaagcgccttcaaactagtgggctgcacccaatccaggactgcctgtaccttggaaccctccatttggaaaccttctggggagataatatatcctagaaatgcgatttgctgaacttcaaattcgcacttctccagcttcgccccaagccggtggtctctgagtttttggaggactaagcgtacatgcttccgatgttcctccagggaatgggagaagattaggatgtcatctaagtatacaactaagaatctatccaaatattccctgagcacatcattcatgaaatcctggaagactgccggggcattacagagcccaaaaggcatcaccaaatattcataatgccctgagtgggtattaaaggcagtcttccattcatccccctctcttattcggattagattgtacgcaccgcgtaggtcaatcttagaaaaaatggtggcagtacgaagctggtcaaacaagaccgaaatgagaggcagtgggtatgagtttttaatcgtgatacggttcaattccctgaagtcgatgcagggtcgcaacgaaccgtcctttttacccacgaagaagaaccccgacccaactggagactgtgaaggtctgataaatcccttagccaagttccctgaatgtactctgccatagcctgagtctcaggacgtgacagggagtacaacctgctcttgggaagcttagcatttgg encodes the following:
- the KIF26A gene encoding kinesin-like protein KIF26A isoform X1, yielding MACDNTSDSSAPERKNPSLLELGALCLDSEIIFGFTSHLLRRRGKIADRFPGREVPPARKRLQSADEVLQGSRPPPEGAGAASVSELGHIEGSGAREWCPYCQAKLAELKKQALRLAIPGTTMNAQFSALIFDKLQVPDYLQKSRNDGENRCDVCATHLNQLKQEAVQMIQTINQAGRPDILDRPQGSVPMATVNPRFSPQNLVTVSSQKELLMITGQVGRQFGKPTNILSGTERKKGIGWPQGQGASVQVTVGPSGLGGALSSVTIQAQQYLEGMWSVSRVNSFLPPACHPDSTATEGGRENQRVETSSGPNNSEQSIEGQSQRLVPSAAEHAGTSAAASFFIRAAQKLNLSSKRKKYHPPLPHSREYSTYSTNFSGILQLCPPPAPPCLMRAVSKIKDNPGMGKVKVMVRICPLQGTHDTSESMSFLKVDPRKKQITLYDPSTCGPSMPGHRRAVVAAPKMFAFDSVFPQDASQAEVCSGTVAEVIQSVVNGADGCIFCFGHVKLGKTYTMIGKDASTQSLGIIPCAISWLFKLINERREKTGTRFSIRVSAVEIYGKDENLKDLLGEVATGSLQDGQSPGVYLREDPICGTQLQNQSELRAPTAEKAAHFLDAAVAARSTSKADCDEEDRRNSHMLFTLHIYQYRMEKSGKGGMSGGRSRLHLIDLGSCEKVLSKSRDAGGGLCLSLNALGNVILTLVNGAKHIPYRDSKLTMLLRESLGNINCRTTMIAHISDSPSNYPESLATVQLASRIHRMRKKKSKYASSSSGGESSCEEGHIRRPPHLRPFHPKTVALDPDYPALGRQSDPDYSSSSEQSCDTVIYVGPDGAVLSDQDLTDNEGPPEFVPIIPSLLKKRSRDNLSTLRSYENHLKCNTFAELQERLECIDGSENPSRFIVEEHASAALSTKAMNNQENVNSMPQQDKLPQSPRKGQNSNTSSAFPQNFSGWETNAPHLTFEYPQHAKAESTHLDSYGDQLTITEGQKCPVPNVGKCSEQPNSSTDPSVREKSNLIRRPLPSPAPPPPQMNSQVSSESCSGVRTPPVGMSKLRSQDKHNLLGSTIPVIGSTLKQPGPGDVRRFCSAVKGKGFDRDIVTTTVTLQKPVELNGEDELVFTVVEELSIGGILDNGRPSSVISFNSDCSLQALASGSRPVSIISSINDEFDAYTSQISAAGVNIDIVVPLAENQCTIGSRRSSISSWLSEVSICTIKSDGAQTLDTLVPLSSNQGDEFIDCLNLDSENTNVHIGHNLKNSLNDSGFCFSEMDNESFGSSLLCTSLKTSELTKAMPTAYQVTSKTRACSNRGTLSVETIHSSLPRKNKSTSCVTHTNALNCKEGMFEDPWTVRMDNSLEGRNENQPFSGKSSSLGTDNQFKQNSKLAQTSMPKTVKSHAVLGCSQRVVDGCEVEAKPSSKKIEPLTKVPQLRRGATTLGVVTNYSSQMEHGSKGTTDAVFPDGSLKSSGTKKNVPHKGSMLPRPGGSGPPAPPVRKSSLDSKNNPLHSSSLDRLEGSDFGWSNMNSEEDSETQVSNKVTKTDHSLPKAVSSLKSKSNKSECVQRYGSHMSLERCDSLISMGSKTNGNRDNSGVSNINKAGRTVPRLGVPPASNTATSPSFCPSTKSNQAKSSLSQKATTNLSKNRNLSTNGSKSLSSSVKSLNQTNGKNSAIPPSGKAGSRSVQCINNKPARGTIMGTKQALRAANNRVNELASGSSGKIGHFRGSTDSDSGNDSGINLSDEKSQAPVLPSPYSKITAPRRPQRYSSGHGSDNSSVLSGELPPAMGRTALFYHSGGSSGYESMLRDSEATGSASSTHDSMSESGMSSSGRMRSLKSPKKRGLQRRRILPAPLPEVSTVGRKNNVTGQWVDLPPLPGTLKEPFEIKVYEIDDVERLQRHRHEEPEPFQDMEKGLMYFNTKLKVAERRQQRIKDLKAKYEGLKEELEDTKTRLMMDPKKWRGQFELDPDLDEESQEYLEALEQVTEDLELCVNVCKSHVMMVTCFDIGMISDQQDGGREVEV